From the Clostridia bacterium genome, one window contains:
- the radC gene encoding DNA repair protein RadC, which translates to MKTNMHDGHRARLREKIEKFGIRVLADHEKLEYLLYPFVPRRDTNPIAHELIETFGSLNGVLDASVDELSKIKGVSKNAALFLHTLPELYVYSAEAPKLILHNAEDASAYAIRRIGKLPTERFVCLFLGDKGKVLRICDLAEGSGNAVAVNREELVRLAIQCDAKIVILAHNHPSGDLYPSNADILSTNTLAQSLFFFGIRLWDHIIVSATASFSMLNHGLIESSEEFKKKPLPFERIVKGSI; encoded by the coding sequence ATGAAAACGAACATGCACGACGGGCATCGGGCGCGGCTCCGCGAAAAGATCGAGAAATTCGGCATTCGAGTCTTGGCGGATCACGAAAAACTCGAATATCTTTTATATCCTTTCGTCCCCCGCCGCGACACGAATCCCATCGCGCATGAACTCATCGAAACCTTCGGCTCGTTGAACGGCGTCCTCGACGCAAGCGTCGACGAGCTTTCGAAAATCAAAGGCGTCTCGAAAAACGCCGCGCTCTTTCTTCACACGTTACCCGAATTGTACGTCTACTCGGCGGAAGCCCCGAAATTGATCTTGCATAACGCGGAAGACGCTTCGGCATATGCGATCCGTAGGATCGGAAAGCTTCCCACGGAACGTTTTGTCTGCCTCTTCTTGGGCGACAAAGGCAAAGTCCTTCGGATCTGCGATCTTGCGGAAGGAAGCGGAAACGCCGTCGCCGTAAACCGAGAGGAGCTCGTCCGACTCGCGATCCAATGCGACGCGAAGATCGTGATCTTAGCTCATAATCACCCGAGCGGGGACTTATACCCCAGCAACGCGGACATCCTCTCGACGAACACGCTCGCGCAATCGCTTTTCTTTTTCGGGATCCGACTTTGGGATCATATCATCGTTTCGGCGACAGCCTCGTTCAGCATGTTGAATCACGGATTGATCGAATCAAGCGAGGAATTCAAAAAGAAACCTCTTCCCTTCGAACGGATCGTAAAGGGTTCGATCTGA
- a CDS encoding altronate dehydratase family protein — protein sequence MNDLIILNEKDNVGVLKKPLGDFPMGHKIALKDVKKGEKIIKYGYPIGVATEDIKKGDFVHTHNLQSALTAEALTYVYEKKLPTLPPMPERNSVMAYRRGNGVAGIRNELYIVPTVGCIAGSAENIARAFKEKHKGEMQVDDVVVLTHRVGCSELGDDLTRTRTMLVNLAKNGNCGGALFLGLGCEENRMEDLRAVVPDGERVRFLVAQEVEDEEVEGLRLLEELYSVAKNDKREKTPLAELTFGVKCGGSDGFSGITANYLIGRVADLLEVCGAKVILAETPEVFGAEQTLMERAKDETVFRAIADLVNKWKEFYGSHGVNVYENPSPGNKKGGITTLEEKSLGCVQKSGKGEVKAVLSELERATETGLNVIESPGNDIIACTTLAAAGANAIMFSTGRGTPLGSIVPTVKISSNSALAEKKSGWIDFNAGDILFGTPTDDAVLALYNELLDVAEGKPTSCETRGDKQIALLKTGVTL from the coding sequence ATGAACGATCTCATCATTTTGAACGAAAAAGATAACGTCGGGGTGCTGAAAAAGCCCCTCGGCGATTTTCCCATGGGTCACAAGATCGCCTTGAAAGACGTCAAAAAAGGCGAAAAGATCATCAAGTACGGCTACCCGATCGGCGTGGCGACCGAAGATATCAAAAAGGGCGATTTCGTCCACACGCATAATCTTCAAAGCGCGCTGACCGCGGAAGCGTTGACCTACGTCTACGAGAAAAAGCTCCCCACTCTTCCCCCCATGCCCGAAAGAAACTCCGTCATGGCGTACCGCCGCGGAAACGGCGTCGCGGGGATTCGCAACGAGCTTTATATCGTCCCGACCGTCGGCTGCATCGCGGGCAGTGCGGAAAACATCGCCCGCGCGTTCAAAGAAAAACACAAAGGCGAAATGCAGGTGGACGACGTCGTCGTCCTTACCCACCGCGTCGGTTGCTCCGAACTCGGCGACGATCTGACGAGGACGCGCACGATGCTCGTCAATCTCGCGAAAAACGGGAATTGCGGCGGCGCTCTTTTCCTCGGGCTCGGCTGCGAAGAAAACAGAATGGAAGACTTGCGCGCCGTCGTTCCGGACGGAGAACGCGTCCGCTTCTTGGTCGCGCAGGAAGTCGAAGATGAAGAAGTCGAAGGCTTGCGCCTGCTCGAAGAGCTTTACTCGGTCGCGAAGAACGACAAGAGAGAGAAAACGCCCCTTGCCGAATTGACTTTCGGCGTCAAATGCGGCGGAAGCGACGGCTTTTCCGGGATCACCGCGAACTATCTGATCGGAAGAGTCGCGGATCTTCTCGAAGTCTGCGGCGCGAAAGTCATTCTCGCGGAGACACCCGAAGTCTTCGGAGCGGAGCAAACTTTGATGGAGCGCGCGAAGGACGAAACCGTTTTCCGCGCGATCGCCGACCTCGTCAATAAGTGGAAAGAGTTTTACGGTTCGCACGGCGTAAACGTCTACGAAAACCCCTCCCCCGGCAACAAAAAAGGCGGGATCACGACCCTCGAAGAAAAATCTCTCGGCTGCGTCCAAAAATCGGGAAAAGGCGAAGTCAAAGCCGTCCTTTCCGAACTCGAAAGAGCGACGGAAACCGGGCTCAACGTCATCGAAAGCCCCGGAAACGATATCATTGCCTGCACGACGCTCGCCGCGGCGGGCGCGAACGCGATTATGTTCTCGACGGGAAGAGGAACGCCGCTCGGCTCGATCGTCCCCACCGTCAAGATATCCTCGAACTCCGCGCTTGCGGAAAAGAAAAGCGGTTGGATCGACTTCAACGCGGGCGATATTTTATTCGGAACGCCGACGGACGACGCCGTTCTCGCGCTTTATAACGAGCTTTTGGATGTCGCGGAAGGAAAGCCCACCTCCTGCGAAACGCGCGGCGACAAGCAGATCGCGCTTTTGAAAACGGGCGTCACCCTCTGA
- a CDS encoding tagaturonate reductase: MATVLQFGEGNFIRSFIDYLIQLRQDAKGDGESVVLVTPIDNPNWEIFRKRNCAYHTCVCGKVDGKAVKEYTLVNVVKDCVNPYREFDRYEKAYLDPELKVIISNTTEAGIAFNAADTLTGDLGTFPAKITKILYARFKKYGEKGKVELLPLELIEKNGETLKSYILKYADIWELEEEFKAFVKSIKVYNTLVDKIVPGFPRANAAEHFAAIGEEDPLLTVGEAFLSLVIEGDESLKEKLPFLKDPRVIFTTSVKPYRERKVKILNGLHTALAPISLLAGVEIVRDAVNDKDLFAYADALANEEIIPTIDMDKNALLAFKKAVLERFSNPYIDHLFMSIILNSVSKWKTRLLPSFLAADKNNRKRMLFALAALFCLYDDPEFKINDDESVKVFFSSSLPFEKKYEAFIRNEAFWGMDLEEKEGVFTDSLAYVKAIKKGEIRETLKTL, from the coding sequence ATGGCAACCGTATTGCAATTCGGAGAAGGCAATTTCATTCGTAGCTTTATCGACTACTTGATCCAACTCAGACAAGACGCGAAAGGAGACGGCGAAAGCGTCGTCCTCGTTACGCCGATCGATAATCCCAACTGGGAGATTTTCCGCAAGAGAAACTGCGCGTATCACACCTGCGTTTGCGGCAAGGTGGACGGGAAAGCCGTCAAGGAATACACCCTCGTGAACGTCGTTAAGGACTGCGTAAACCCCTATCGCGAGTTCGATCGTTACGAGAAGGCGTATCTCGATCCCGAACTGAAAGTCATCATCAGCAACACGACGGAAGCCGGTATCGCTTTTAACGCGGCGGATACCTTGACCGGCGATCTCGGGACTTTCCCCGCAAAGATCACGAAGATCCTGTACGCCCGCTTCAAGAAGTACGGCGAAAAAGGAAAAGTCGAGCTTCTTCCCTTGGAGTTGATCGAAAAGAACGGCGAGACCCTGAAATCCTATATCTTGAAATACGCGGATATTTGGGAGCTCGAAGAAGAATTCAAAGCGTTCGTAAAGAGCATCAAAGTCTATAACACCCTCGTGGATAAGATCGTTCCCGGATTCCCGAGAGCGAACGCGGCGGAGCATTTTGCCGCGATCGGCGAGGAAGATCCCCTTTTGACCGTCGGCGAAGCTTTCCTCTCTCTCGTCATCGAAGGCGACGAGTCTTTGAAAGAAAAGCTCCCGTTCCTGAAAGATCCGCGCGTTATCTTTACGACGAGCGTTAAACCCTATCGCGAAAGAAAGGTCAAGATCCTGAACGGGCTTCATACCGCCCTTGCTCCGATCTCCCTTCTCGCGGGCGTGGAGATCGTCCGCGACGCGGTCAACGACAAAGACCTCTTCGCTTATGCGGACGCGCTTGCGAACGAAGAGATCATCCCGACGATCGATATGGATAAAAACGCCCTTCTCGCTTTCAAAAAAGCGGTGTTGGAGCGTTTCTCGAACCCCTATATCGATCACCTGTTTATGTCCATCATTCTGAACAGCGTTTCCAAGTGGAAGACCAGACTTTTGCCTTCCTTCCTCGCCGCGGATAAGAATAACCGCAAACGTATGCTGTTCGCGCTCGCCGCGCTTTTCTGCCTGTACGACGATCCCGAGTTCAAGATCAACGACGACGAATCGGTCAAAGTGTTCTTCTCCTCGTCGCTCCCCTTTGAAAAGAAGTACGAAGCGTTTATCCGCAACGAAGCTTTCTGGGGAATGGATCTCGAAGAAAAAGAAGGCGTGTTCACCGATTCTTTGGCGTACGTCAAAGCCATTAAAAAGGGCGAGATCCGCGAGACGCTGAAAACTTTATGA
- the galE gene encoding UDP-glucose 4-epimerase GalE has protein sequence MKVFVTGGAGYIGSHTVVELLNEGHDVVIADNLSNSSYDVIERITEITGKPVNFYKIDVCDKEAVRRVFEENEIDLAIHFAGLKAVGESVRVPLKYYRNNLDSTLTLLEVMKEKGVHKIIFSSSATVYGDPASLPVKEDFPLSTTNPYGTTKLFIERILQDAAAADPDLSVVILRYFNPVGAHESGLIGEDPVGIPNNLTPYIARVATGDLPCVNVFGSDYDTKDGTGVRDYIHVVDLAKGHVASLKKLSEAGVRIYNLGTGVGYSVLEVIKAFEKACGKKLPVVMAPRRAGDIAAVYASAEKAKKELGWEAKLGLEEMCASLWHFRCKRG, from the coding sequence ATGAAAGTTTTTGTTACGGGCGGTGCGGGATATATCGGAAGTCACACGGTCGTCGAACTCTTGAACGAGGGACACGACGTCGTTATAGCGGATAACCTTTCAAACAGCAGTTACGACGTGATCGAGCGGATCACGGAGATCACGGGAAAGCCCGTAAACTTTTATAAGATCGACGTTTGCGACAAAGAAGCCGTTCGCCGCGTCTTCGAAGAGAACGAGATCGATCTCGCGATCCACTTTGCGGGGTTGAAGGCGGTCGGCGAAAGCGTTCGGGTCCCCTTAAAGTATTACAGAAATAACTTGGACAGCACCCTGACCCTTCTCGAAGTGATGAAAGAAAAGGGCGTCCATAAGATCATTTTCTCTTCGTCCGCGACGGTCTACGGCGATCCCGCGAGCCTTCCGGTCAAAGAGGATTTTCCCCTTTCCACGACCAATCCCTACGGAACGACGAAGCTTTTCATCGAGCGTATTTTGCAGGACGCCGCGGCGGCGGATCCGGACCTCTCCGTCGTCATTCTTCGTTACTTCAATCCCGTCGGCGCGCATGAAAGCGGGCTGATCGGGGAAGACCCCGTCGGGATCCCGAATAACCTGACTCCGTATATCGCGCGCGTCGCGACGGGCGATCTGCCTTGCGTCAACGTCTTCGGTTCGGATTACGACACCAAGGACGGGACGGGCGTTCGCGATTATATCCACGTCGTCGATCTTGCGAAAGGACACGTCGCCAGCTTGAAAAAGCTTTCGGAAGCGGGCGTCCGGATCTATAATCTCGGGACGGGCGTCGGATACAGCGTCTTGGAAGTCATCAAAGCCTTTGAAAAAGCGTGTGGCAAAAAGCTTCCCGTCGTTATGGCGCCGCGCCGCGCGGGCGATATCGCCGCGGTCTATGCGAGCGCGGAAAAGGCGAAGAAAGAACTCGGTTGGGAAGCCAAACTGGGGTTGGAGGAGATGTGCGCGTCACTCTGGCACTTCCGTTGTAAGCGCGGATAG